A segment of the Candidatus Poribacteria bacterium genome:
GGAGCAGGACCGCATGAATCCGTTGGCGCTGGAGTGGGTAGAGAAGGCTGAAGAAGATTATAGTATAGCAGAACTGGCGCGACAGGCATCCCGTCCATTTCACAATTCTATCTGTTTCCATGCCCAACAGTGTATTGAAAAATATCTCAAGGCATGGCTTCAGGAGGCAGACGTTCCCGTCCCAAGGACGCATGACCTTGAAGAATTGCTGGCGTTGATTGAACCGACGCTACCTGCTTGGGCACAGTGGCAGCCTGATTTTAAGAGAATAACCGAGTATGCGGTGGACTCCCGCTATCCCGGTGATTCGGCGACTGCTGACGATACGCAACACGCCATGCGGATATGCGGTGCGGTGCGGCAAGCCGTTCGGGCCTCGCTGAAATTGTCAACAGACAACGGTAAATAAGCAGTACACTACTCACCTCACAAACTTTTATGCGTCCGTCCTAACGACTGAAGTTGCGGGTGTTCCTGATAAAGACTGGTGTGTTATGCGTCAAGGTGCGCGCCAATCTGCTTCAAGACTGTCTCATAGTCTGCTTCTAACTCTACTGGCGCGTTCAAGTAGCGGGGAGGCGGTTCACCCGGGGCAACATTGTGATACGCTACTTTGAAATCTGGAAATTTGAGACCGTTTGCTGTAGAGATTACGATGACCCTGTCATCTGGAAGGATTTGCTGGCGTTCAATCATTTTTATCAGCACAGCCAACGCGACACCCGTATGTGGGCAATTGAACAGTCCGGTTCTATCCGCTCTCGCCGCCGCATCCGCCAATTCCGTTTCTGTCGCTTGGTCAACGATCCCATCAAACCGTTTCAAGGTTCGGATGGCACGGTGAATTGAGACCGGGTTTCCAATCTGAATTGCCGTCGCTTGCGTAG
Coding sequences within it:
- a CDS encoding HEPN domain-containing protein, with amino-acid sequence MVTREDIQATCDDIVREFTPLQVILFGSYAYGTPTENSDVDILVVMDIPKSEFRNKAVEIRQRIPDRFSLDLLVRSPEEIASRVSYNDWFLREITEKGDFLYGSDADYNRGNRRSTSNAVKKEQDRMNPLALEWVEKAEEDYSIAELARQASRPFHNSICFHAQQCIEKYLKAWLQEADVPVPRTHDLEELLALIEPTLPAWAQWQPDFKRITEYAVDSRYPGDSATADDTQHAMRICGAVRQAVRASLKLSTDNGK